One Salvelinus sp. IW2-2015 linkage group LG4q.2, ASM291031v2, whole genome shotgun sequence DNA window includes the following coding sequences:
- the LOC111963205 gene encoding KH domain-containing, RNA-binding, signal transduction-associated protein 1 isoform X1, whose translation MSSDAKPEPKKAKMENESKYLPELLAEKDSLDSSFTHAMKLISTEIERIQKGETKKETERETYLDLFTTKNIKVKERVLIPVKQYPRFNFVGKILGPQGNTIKRLQEETGAKISVLGKGSMRDKVKEEELRKGGEPKYAHLGMELHVFIEVFAPIPEAYLRMAHAMDEVKKFLIPQDTMDGICQDQFMEIGYLNGGQDSQSRGRGGPPGRGRGAPPPNSVGARGRGMPPRGGAPRGGTQRGGASRGGPPRGGSARGAPAGRGGPPSTPARGGTTPRSRPPTPGTPRMLPSPAHSHQQHQHQHAQQPKAEAYNEYPAYEESYAEPAYEGYDNYYSQQPPQADTEYYDYGHGEAQEAYEPYAQDDWEGSWSSTGGKAPPARQDKRGAYREHPYGRY comes from the exons ATGAGTTCTGACGCTAAGCCCGAGCCTAAAAAAGCCAAAATGGAGAATGAAAGCAAGTATCTCCCTGAGCTTTTGGCAGAAAAAGACAGCCTGGATTCTTCATTCACACATGCAATGAAACTTATATCTACAG AGATAGAAAGGATTCAGAaaggagagacaaagaaagagacWGAAAGAGAAACTTACCTGGACCTGTTTACCACAAAGAACATCAAGGTCAAGGAACGTGTGCTCATTCCCGTCAAACAGTACCCAAGG TTCAACTTTGTTGGTAAGATTTTGGGACCCCAGGGGAACACAATCAAGCGACTCCAGGAGGAAACTGGAGCAAAGATCTCAGTGTTGGGCAAAGGTTCCATGAGGGACAAGGTGAAG GAGGAAGAGCTGAGAAAGGGTGGTGAGCCCAAATATGCTCATCTGGGCATGGAACTGCATGTCTTCATAGAGGTGTTTGCACCTATACCTGAGGCATACCTGCGCATGGCTCACGCCATGGACGAGGTGAAGAAGTTCCTCATCCCT CAGGACACCATGGATGGTATATGCCAGGATCAGTTCATGGAGATTGGCTACCTGAATGGTGGTCAAGATTCACAATCCAGGGGACGAGGGGGCCCTCCAGGCAGGGGCAGGGGAGCACCCCCACCCAACTCAGTAGGAGCCAG gggGCGAGGAATGCCACCTCGTGGAGGAGCCCCTCGTGGAGGCACCCAACGTGGTGGAGCTTCCCGAGGAGGACCTCCCAGGGGTGGGTCGGCCAGAGGGGCTCCAGCTGGTCGGGGTGGACCCCCCTCTACACCTGCTAGAGGAGGCACAACTCCCCGTTCCAGACCACCCACCCCAGGGACACCAAGGATGCTCCCGTCCCCAGCCCACTCCCACCAGCAGCACCAGCACCAACATGCACAACAACCCAAGGCTGAGGCCTACAATGAATAT CCCGCTTATGAAGAAAGCTACGCTGAGCCTGCATATGAAGGTTATGACAACTATTACAGTCAACAACCTCCACAAGC GGATACAGAGTACTATGACTACGGACATGGAGAGGCTCAGGAGGCTTATGAACCCTATG cCCAGGATGATTGGGAGGGTTCCTGGTCCTCCACTGGAGGCAAAGCCCCTCCAGCTAGGCAGGATAAGAGGGGGGCCTACAGAGAGCATCCATACGGGAGATACTGA
- the LOC111963205 gene encoding KH domain-containing, RNA-binding, signal transduction-associated protein 1 isoform X2 has product MSSDAKPEPKKAKMENESKYLPELLAEKDSLDSSFTHAMKLISTEIERIQKGETKKETERETYLDLFTTKNIKVKERVLIPVKQYPRFNFVGKILGPQGNTIKRLQEETGAKISVLGKGSMRDKVKEEELRKGGEPKYAHLGMELHVFIEVFAPIPEAYLRMAHAMDEVKKFLIPDTMDGICQDQFMEIGYLNGGQDSQSRGRGGPPGRGRGAPPPNSVGARGRGMPPRGGAPRGGTQRGGASRGGPPRGGSARGAPAGRGGPPSTPARGGTTPRSRPPTPGTPRMLPSPAHSHQQHQHQHAQQPKAEAYNEYPAYEESYAEPAYEGYDNYYSQQPPQADTEYYDYGHGEAQEAYEPYAQDDWEGSWSSTGGKAPPARQDKRGAYREHPYGRY; this is encoded by the exons ATGAGTTCTGACGCTAAGCCCGAGCCTAAAAAAGCCAAAATGGAGAATGAAAGCAAGTATCTCCCTGAGCTTTTGGCAGAAAAAGACAGCCTGGATTCTTCATTCACACATGCAATGAAACTTATATCTACAG AGATAGAAAGGATTCAGAaaggagagacaaagaaagagacWGAAAGAGAAACTTACCTGGACCTGTTTACCACAAAGAACATCAAGGTCAAGGAACGTGTGCTCATTCCCGTCAAACAGTACCCAAGG TTCAACTTTGTTGGTAAGATTTTGGGACCCCAGGGGAACACAATCAAGCGACTCCAGGAGGAAACTGGAGCAAAGATCTCAGTGTTGGGCAAAGGTTCCATGAGGGACAAGGTGAAG GAGGAAGAGCTGAGAAAGGGTGGTGAGCCCAAATATGCTCATCTGGGCATGGAACTGCATGTCTTCATAGAGGTGTTTGCACCTATACCTGAGGCATACCTGCGCATGGCTCACGCCATGGACGAGGTGAAGAAGTTCCTCATCCCT GACACCATGGATGGTATATGCCAGGATCAGTTCATGGAGATTGGCTACCTGAATGGTGGTCAAGATTCACAATCCAGGGGACGAGGGGGCCCTCCAGGCAGGGGCAGGGGAGCACCCCCACCCAACTCAGTAGGAGCCAG gggGCGAGGAATGCCACCTCGTGGAGGAGCCCCTCGTGGAGGCACCCAACGTGGTGGAGCTTCCCGAGGAGGACCTCCCAGGGGTGGGTCGGCCAGAGGGGCTCCAGCTGGTCGGGGTGGACCCCCCTCTACACCTGCTAGAGGAGGCACAACTCCCCGTTCCAGACCACCCACCCCAGGGACACCAAGGATGCTCCCGTCCCCAGCCCACTCCCACCAGCAGCACCAGCACCAACATGCACAACAACCCAAGGCTGAGGCCTACAATGAATAT CCCGCTTATGAAGAAAGCTACGCTGAGCCTGCATATGAAGGTTATGACAACTATTACAGTCAACAACCTCCACAAGC GGATACAGAGTACTATGACTACGGACATGGAGAGGCTCAGGAGGCTTATGAACCCTATG cCCAGGATGATTGGGAGGGTTCCTGGTCCTCCACTGGAGGCAAAGCCCCTCCAGCTAGGCAGGATAAGAGGGGGGCCTACAGAGAGCATCCATACGGGAGATACTGA